In Arachis stenosperma cultivar V10309 chromosome 1, arast.V10309.gnm1.PFL2, whole genome shotgun sequence, one DNA window encodes the following:
- the LOC130984842 gene encoding uncharacterized protein LOC130984842: protein MANTFNIVWSGSKLDGKLDYSYWETLMSTHLKAQNIWNFIEPGLQEGADAAQQRRDQLALSQIHQGVDYTVFGKIANAKSTKEAWNTLKLSYKGVDKAQKAKLQSLRREYERYEMSSSETVEQYFTRVTDLVNKMRVYGEDMPDSKVVEKILRTMPMKYDHVVTTILESHDMDTMTIAELQGTMESHISRILEKSEKSTEEALKSRVNFNNVAESSRTQEGRGRGFNFHNRGRGSFRGRGRGNYNQGSYNNFTPPNQGRGGTNFRPVNRGRGRGNFYQERANFNCFHCGKYGHKATDCRFKMVNNNQALVAENQHQNTDDNPGTQTLFFTSNSCAEDENIWYLDNACSNHMSDRKELFSSIDDSVKLLLKFGNSTKIPIEGKGHIPIRLKDGSLSYISDVFYAPELDYNLLSMGQLSEKGYKMITYRGYCTVFDNNGRFIDKAKMTSNRMFPLKIQHVNPSCMSSVILDDN from the coding sequence ATGGCAAACACTTTCAATATTGTGTGGTCCGGTTCCAAGTTAGATGGGAAACTTGATTATAGTTATTGGGAAACTTTGATGTCTACCCATTTGAAGGCCCAAAACATATGGAACTTCATTGAACCGGGTTTGCAAGAAGGAGCAGATGCTGCCCAACAAAGGAGAGATCAATTGGCGCTATCTCAAATTCATCAAGGAGTAGATTATACGGTGTTTGGCAAAATAGCAAATGCCAAAAGTACAAAAGAAGCATGGAACACGTTGAAGCTGTCATACAAAGGCGTAGATAAAGCTCAGAAAGCAAAGCTACAGTCTCTGAGAAGAGAATATGAAAGGTACGAGATGTCTAGCTCAGAAACTGTTGAGCAATATTTTACTCGTGTTACAGATCTTGTCAATAAGATGAGAGTCTATGGAGAAGATATGCCCGATAGCAAAGTGGTGGAGAAAATTCTTCGCACCATGCCGATGAAGTATGACCATGTGGTGACTACGATACTAGAGTCCCACGATATGGATACTATGACGATTGCAGAGTTGCAAGGAACCATGGAAAGCCACATCAGTAGAATACTGGAGAAGTCAGAAAAATCAACCGAGGAAGCCCTGAAAAGTCGAGTGAATTTCAACAACGTTGCAGAATCAAGCCGTACACAAGAAGGACGAGGTCGTGGTTTTAATTTTCACAATAGAGGTAGAGGAAGTTTTAGAGGTAGAGGTCGTGGCAATTACAACCAAGGAAGTTACAACAATTTTACACCACCTAATCAAGGAAGAGGTGGAACGAATTTCAGGCCTGTCAACCGAGGAAGAGGTCGAGGCAATTTTTATCAAGAAAGAGCCAATTTCAACTGTTTTCATTGTGGAAAGTATGGACACAAAGCAACAGATTGCAGATTCAAAATGGTGAATAACAATCAAGCACTCGTTGCAGAAAATCAGCATCAAAATACTGATGACAATCCGGGTACTCagactttattttttacaagTAATTCATGTGCTGAAGATGAAAATATATGGTACTTGGATAATGCTTGCAGTAATCATATGTCTGATAGAAAGGAGTTATTTTCTTCAATAGATGATTCAGTTAAACTATTATTGAAGTTTGGTAATAGTACAAAGATCCCTATTGAAGGAAAAGGGCACATACCAATTAGATTGAAAGATGGTTCTCTGAGTTATATTTCTGATGTTTTCTATGCTCCTGAACTTGATTACAATTTACTGAGTATGGGACAATTATCTGAGAAGGGATATAAGATGATAACTTATCGTGGATATTGCACTGTATTTGACAACAATGGAAGGTTCATTGATAAAGCAAAGATGACTTCAAACAGAATGTTTCCGTTAAAAATTCAACATGTTAATCCCTCTTGCATGAGTTCTGTGATACTTGATGATAACTAG
- the LOC130967831 gene encoding histone H4 — protein sequence MSGRGKGGKGLGKGGAKRHRKVLRDNIQGITKPAIRRLARRGGVKRISGLIYEETRGVLKIFLENVIRDAVTYTEHARRKTVTAMDVVYALKRQGRTLYGFGG from the coding sequence ATGTCTGGAAGAGGAAAGGGAGGTAAGGGCCTCGGAAAGGGAGGAGCTAAGCGTCACCGTAAGGTACTGAGGGATAACATCCAGGGTATCACCAAACCCGCCATTCGCCGTCTCGCAAGGCGTGGCGGTGTGAAGCGTATCAGCGGTCTCATTTACGAGGAGACACGTGGTGTTCTCAAGATCTTCCTTGAGAACGTCATTCGTGACGCCGTGACCTACACTGAGCACGCTCGCCGCAAGACAGTTACTGCCATGGATGTCGTCTATGCTCTCAAGAGGCAAGGCAGGACTCTCTATGGTTTTGGAGGCTAA
- the LOC130967857 gene encoding uncharacterized protein LOC130967857: protein MSCLALSLQPANGSDILLQTREWFPPSRALGALSAFRHTRHAFAASAKNPNAVPDDAYAAESIGDDPLAASSGQVIVGVESRYRIVYRLVNGIYVLGITVADHDNSVNVFECIHVVNQAVSVVVTACRGVDVTPEKLSRKYAEIYMALDIVLRGVSNIRLAAMLATLHGESIAKMVHSAVDTENKIRGADTWSAVEIHSLEQQAAIDAFSGTRFELPAETLQAGDEIAAAISPAPAPAPAENQDEAQQKPEEAAAEKDPFAASDAINKPQDLAGGFKKTKDPSATDLTLALAGLEVTTLPPPEATQSTQINVEGFEGNYGGVEFGQEQVSIGEAFEGFNDAWGGGLDPSEFVGPSKAPKPQGLGGLELLQTGPDAATKPGAAGSGAGTPLDNLVTSMKGPEMYISEEISAEFRESLLARVGLMGVVYLRTLPPKTAGDKETEFSFRVEGTSAVKRFAMQSSRVSSLGNGMFHVRTAASEEPIPIIKYSLLPRLTPLPLRVRLIKRHTGSLLSVMIQYASNPDLLTPLTDVTFILKLPVDPTLLKLSPKAVLNRTEKEVRWLVSEIPLKGSPGRLRARMPVDSSEGDEEIEVVGYVKFSLQGAQSFSGVSLRPASEGKTDFYEVSHKLESGVYMCN from the coding sequence ATGTCTTGCTTGGCGCTCTCTCTACAACCGGCAAACGGATCTGACATCCTCCTCCAGACGCGCGAGTGGTTCCCACCCTCACGCGCCCTCGGTGCACTCTCCGCCTTCCGCCACACACGCCACGCTTTCGCCGCCAGCGCAAAGAACCCCAACGCCGTCCCCGATGACGCCTACGCAGCAGAGTCCATCGGCGATGACCCCCTTGCCGCCTCCAGCGGCCAGGTCATCGTCGGCGTCGAGAGCCGCTACCGAATCGTGTATCGCCTGGTCAACGGAATTTACGTCCTTGGAATAACCGTCGCCGACCATGATAACTCCGTTAACGTCTTCGAGTGCATTCACGTCGTCAACCAGGCCGTCAGCGTCGTCGTCACCGCCTGTCGTGGCGTCGACGTCACGCCGGAGAAGCTCAGCCGCAAGTACGCTGAGATCTACATGGCGCTAGACATCGTCCTCCGCGGCGTCAGCAATATCCGACTCGCCGCCATGCTCGCCACCCTGCACGGCGAATCTATTGCCAAGATGGTCCACTCTGCCGTTGACACCGAGAACAAGATCCGCGGAGCCGACACCTGGTCAGCCGTCGAGATCCACTCTCTCGAGCAACAGGCCGCGATCGATGCCTTCTCTGGCACCCGATTTGAGCTTCCGGCGGAGACGCTCCAGGCCGGTGATGAGATCGCAGCTGCCATATCCCCTGCCCCCGCCCCCGCCCCCGCGGAGAATCAGGACGAGGCGCAGCAAAAGCCGGAGGAGGCTGCGGCAGAAAAGGACCCTTTTGCCGCCAGTGACGCCATTAACAAGCCTCAGGATCTTGCGGGTGGGTTCAAGAAGACGAAGGATCCTTCTGCTACTGATTTGACGTTGGCATTGGCGGGGCTTGAGGTAACTACATTGCCTCCGCCAGAGGCGACACAGTCTACGCAGATAAATGTTGAAGGGTTTGAAGGGAATTATGGTGGGGTTGAGTTTGGTCAAGAGCAAGTTTCTATTGGTGAAGCTTTTGAAGGTTTCAATGATGCTTGGGGTGGTGGGCTTGATCCTTCGGAGTTTGTGGGTCCATCCAAGGCTCCCAAGCCGCAAGGTCTAGGTGGGTTAGAATTGTTGCAGACAGGTCCTGATGCTGCAACTAAACCGGGTGCTGCCGGTAGTGGTGCTGGTACTCCACTTGATAATTTGGTGACAAGCATGAAGGGTCCTGAGATGTATATCTCGGAGGAGATTAGTGCAGAGTTTAGGGAATCATTGCTTGCAAGGGTTGGATTGATGGGTGTTGTTTACCTCAGGACTTTGCCACCTAAAACTGCTGGTGATAAGGAAACTGAATTCTCATTCCGGGTTGAGGGAACTAGTGCTGTTAAGAGATTTGCTATGCAGAGTTCTCGTGTTAGTAGCCTTGGTAATGGGATGTTTCATGTAAGGACTGCAGCCTCAGAGGAGCCTATACCGATAATCAAGTATAGTTTACTGCCGAGGCTGACACCATTGCCTTTGAGGGTTCGGCTTATAAAACGACATACTGGAAGTTTACTCTCTGTGATGATACAATATGCTTCAAACCCTGATTTGCTGACTCCTCTGACTgatgttacattcattcttaaACTGCCGGTTGACCCGACACTGTTGAAACTTTCACCAAAGGCCGTGTTGAATAGGACTGAAAAGGAAGTGAGGTGGCTTGTTTCGGAGATCCCGTTAAAGGGCTCTCCTGGAAGGTTGAGAGCAAGGATGCCTGTAGATTCTAGTGAAGGTGATGAAGAAATTGAGGTGGTTGGGTATGTGAAATTCTCTTTACAAGGAGCTCAATCATTTTCTGGAGTTAGTCTACGGCCTGCCTCTGAGGGTAAGACAGACTTTTATGAGGTTAGTCATAAATTGGAGAGTGGGGTTTACATGTGCAATTGA
- the LOC130968545 gene encoding uncharacterized protein LOC130968545, which yields MLVANSFDLWRKDAFFSAAEEVQESADIMESTYRAWLREKRDRSTPEEFYELSRELQTTLGTAKWQLEEFEKAVQLSYRHGDDTATTRHRQFIYAIESQILQVETALRESYSEEGKQPLQWVNLDEEERDDLAAFLSGTSQTIQNNKDECLQGTSSSKSSFLERQGNIEDKNLNANAAFKWDIIDSEKASKDVIAVKRDADYAIEIKTDAVSRDSDDIVSQTDRTSSTRKTWSSPGYGALKIVIANEDEQRIKPAWTVDAAPKGRGFRSLFWKQKCEEPQAMRTGLRFNQLFGRIGLSHRQFQSPLQLRQGCSVQVKLALLLTIFLIVPFVLYSR from the exons ATGTTGGTAGCTAATAGTTTCGATCTATGGCGAAAGGACGCCTTCTTCTCTGCAGCTGAAGAGGTGCAGGAATCAGCTGATAT AATGGAATCTACATATAGGGCATGgttaagagagaagagagacaGATCAACACCTGAGGAATTTTATGAACTGAGTAGAGAGCTGCAAACTACTTTGGGTACTGCAAAATGGCAG TTGGAAGAATTTGAGAAAGCTGTCCAGCTAAGCTACCGACATGGTGACGACACTGCAACCACCAGGCATAGGCAGTTTATTTACGCCATTGAAAGCCAAATTTTACAGGTTGAAACAGCGCTGAGGGAATCTTACTCTGAGGAAGGTAAGCAACCGCTTCAGTGGGTAAACCTcgatgaagaagagagagatgaTTTGGCTGCATTTCTATCCGGAACTTCTCAGACCATACAAAACAATAAGGATGAATGCCTACAGGGTACATCTTCCTCGAAAAGCTCATTTTTGGAGAGACAAGGCAACATAGAAGATAAAAATCTAAATGCAAATGCTGCCTTCAAGTGGGATATCATTGATAGTGAAAAGGCTTCGAAGGATGTTATTGCTGTTAAGAGAGATGCAGATTATGCAATAGAAATAAAAACAGATGCTGTTTCTAGAGATAGTGATGACATAGTTTCTCAGACAGATAGAACAAGTAGTACAAGGAAGACATGGAGTTCACCAGGATATGGTGCTTTGAAAATTGTAATTGCCAATGAAGATGAACAGAGAATTAAACCTGCATGGACTGTCGATGCAGCTCCAAAAGGGAGAGGATTCAGATCTCTCTTCTGGAAACAAAAATGTGAAGAACCTCAGGCCATGCGGACAGGTCTTAGGTTCAATCAG CTTTTTGGGCGTATTGGTTTGAGTCACAGACAATTTCAAAGTCCCCTGCAACTTCGACAAGGTTGTTCTGTTCAAGTTAAACTTGCTCTATTGTTGACCATTTTTCTCATTG TTCCCTTTGTGCTTTATTCAAGGTGA
- the LOC130967839 gene encoding histone H4, which yields MSGRGKGGKGLGKGGAKRHRKVLRDNIQGITKPAIRRLARRGGVKRISGLIYEETRGVLKIFLENVIRDAVTYTEHARRKTVTAMDVVYALKRQGRTLYGFGG from the coding sequence ATGTCTGGAAGAGGTAAGGGAGGAAAAGGTCTCGGAAAGGGAGGAGCAAAGCGCCACCGCAAGGTTCTGAGAGATAACATCCAGGGTATCACGAAGCCCGCCATTCGCCGTCTCGCAAGGCGTGGTGGTGTCAAGCGTATTAGCGGCCTCATCTACGAGGAGACACGTGGCGTCCTCAAGATCTTCCTTGAGAACGTCATTCGTGATGCCGTTACCTACACTGAGCATGCTCGCCGCAAGACTGTCACCGCCATGGATGTTGTCTACGCCCTCAAGAGGCAGGGCAGGACACTCTACGGATTTGGAGGCTAA
- the LOC130943718 gene encoding uncharacterized protein LOC130943718 — MEEEHARMIEDKNNYNEFQEVKEQREGIAMVEEKQEEEEEEALSLCDMPLNQNSRSASKCNSMDDASFTKILRRSPPSSSSMTDTTELFEFFSGFSSSSSSDMCPADDIIFCGKLVPFKDRQGPTQNHMRNHDVVETKKPPLRRRRSESLSSVVTRSNSVTTGSRRFMMRNSRSLDYRRLHEHSSSAISQVPEVDRNLSSRSVAEVATAKKAMKPRWYSLVFGTMRVPPEMELSDMKNRQVRRNSSGAMFPAMDSGAANRSSGKVSWKILKALSCKDHSSVAVTTSFALPQAS, encoded by the coding sequence ATGGAAGAAGAGCATGCTCGTATGATCGAAGACAAGAACAATTATAATGAATTTCAAGAAGTCAAGGAACAAAGAGAGGGAATAGCAATGGTGGAAGAGaaacaagaggaagaggaagaagaagcgcTCTCACTCTGCGACATGCCGCTCAATCAAAACTCCAGATCGGCCAGCAAGTGCAACAGCATGGACGACGCGTCATTCACCAAGATCCTTCGTCGATCGCCACCGTCGTCATCGTCTATGACGGACACCACGGAGCTCTTCGAGTTCTTTAGCGGAttcagcagcagcagcagctcCGACATGTGCCCCGCTGATGACATCATCTTCTGCGGAAAACTCGTTCCGTTCAAAGACAGACAAGGACCAACGCAGAACCATATGAGGAATCACGACGTCGTGGAAACGAAGAAACCGCCACTTCGTCGCCGAAGATCCGAGTCACTCTCCTCCGTCGTCACTCGATCGAACAGTGTCACCACCGGTTCTCGCCGCTTCATGATGAGGAACAGCAGGTCTTTGGATTATCGAAGGCTACACGAACATTCCAGCTCCGCCATATCGCAGGTTCCGGAAGTTGATCGGAATTTGTCGTCGAGGAGTGTTGCGGAGGTTGCGACGGCGAAGAAGGCAATGAAGCCGCGGTGGTACTCTCTTGTGTTCGGAACAATGAGGGTTCCGCCGGAGATGGAGCTCAGCGACATGAAGAATCGGCAGGTTCGCCGGAACAGCTCCGGTGCGATGTTTCCGGCGATGGACTCCGGCGCCGCCAACCGGAGCTCCGGCAAGGTGTCGTGGAAGATTCTAAAGGCGTTGAGTTGCAAAGACCACAGCAGTGTGGCCGTAACGACGTCGTTTGCATTGCCACAGGCTTCATAG
- the LOC130967847 gene encoding histone H4 has product MSGRGKGGKGLGKGGAKRHRKVLRDNIQGITKPAIRRLARRGGVKRISGLIYEETRGVLKIFLENVIRDAVTYTEHARRKTVTAMDVVYALKRQGRTLYGFGG; this is encoded by the coding sequence ATGTCCGGAAGAGGAAAGGGTGGCAAGGGCCTCGGAAAGGGAGGAGCTAAGCGCCACCGTAAGGTTCTGAGGGATAACATCCAGGGTATCACCAAGCCCGCCATTCGCCGTCTTGCAAGGCGTGGTGGTGTCAAGCGTATCAGCGGTCTCATCTACGAGGAGACACGTGGCGTTCTCAAGATCTTCCTTGAGAACGTCATTCGCGATGCCGTCACTTACACCGAGCACGCTCGCCGTAAGACAGTTACTGCCATGGATGTCGTCTACGCACTCAAGAGGCAGGGCAGGACCCTCTATGGATTTGGAGGCTAA